In Castor canadensis chromosome 11, mCasCan1.hap1v2, whole genome shotgun sequence, a single genomic region encodes these proteins:
- the Rnf112 gene encoding RING finger protein 112 isoform X2 yields MPRPALSVTSFCHRLGKRERKWSFMGNSSNSWSHAPFPKLELGLGPRPTAPREPPACSICLERLREPISLDCGHDFCIRCFSTHRVPGCEPPCCPECRKICKQKKGLRSLGEKMKLLPQRPLPPALQETCAVRAERLLLVRINASGGLILRMGAINRCLKHPLARDTPVCLLAVLGEPHSGKSFLLDHLLRGLPGLESGEGSWPRGGEGSLQGFRWGANGLTRGIWMWSHPFLLGKEGKKVAVFLVDTGDTMSPELSRETRIKLCALTMMLSSYQILNTSQELKDTDLGYLEMFVHVAEVMGKHYGMVPIQHLDLLVRDASHPSKSGQGHVGDILQKLSGKYPKVQELLLGKRARCYLLPAPGRQWVNKGQGSPGGDTDDDFRHLLRAYVSDVLSTAPQHAKSRCQGYWSEGRAVARGDRRLLTGQQLAQEIKNLSGWMGRTGPGFSSPDEMAAQLHDLRKVEAAKKEFEEYVRQQDIATKRIFSALRVLPDTMRNLLSTQKDAILARHGVALLCKEREQTLEALEAELQAKAKAFMDSYTMRFCGHLAAVGGAVGAGLMGLAGGVVGAGMAAAALAAEAGMVAAGAAVGATGAAVVGGGVGAGLAATVGCMEKEEDERVQGGDREPLLQEE; encoded by the exons ATGCCGAGGCCCGCCTTGTCAGTCACTTCCTTTTGTCATCGGCTTGGCAAACGG gAGAGAAAATGGAGCTTCATGGGAAACAGCAGCAACAGTTG GTCCCATGCACCATTCCCCAAGCTGGAGCTGGGCCTGGGACCCCGTCCCACGGCACCCCGGGAGCCACCTGCCTGCTCCATCTGCCTGGAGAGGCTTCGTGAGCCCATCTCGTTGGACTGTGGCCACGACTTTTGCATCCGGTGCTTCAGCACGCATCGTGTCCCTGGCTGCGAGCCGCCCTGCTGCCCTGAGTGTCGGAAGATCTGCAAGCAGAAGAAAGGCCTCCGCAGCCTGGGGGAGAAGATGAAGCTCCTGCCACAGCGGCCGCTGCCCCCTGCGCTGCAG GAGACCTGTGCTGTGAGGGCAGAACGACTGCTGCTGGTGCGCATCAATGCCTCTGGAGGCCTCATCCTCAGGATGGGGGCTATCAACCGCTGCCTGAAGCACCCCCTGGCTAGGGACACCCCAGTCTGCCTCCTCGCTGTCCTGGGGGAGCCACACTCAGGGAAGTCCTTCCTCCTGGACCACTTGCTCCGGGGCTTGCCAGGCCTG GAGTCTGGTGAGGGAAGCTGGCCCAGAGGAGGAGAGGGGTCCCTTCAGGGGTTCAGATGGGGTGCCAATGGGCTCACCAGGGGCATATGGATGTGGAGCCACCCCTTTCTGctggggaaagaagggaagaag GTGGCTGTGTTCTTAGTGGATACAGGAGACACCATGAGTCCGGAACTGAGCAGGGAAACAAGAATCAAGCTCTGTGCTCTCACCATGATGCTGAGCTCCTACCAG ATCCTGAACACCTCCCAGGAGCTGAAGGACACAGACTTGGGCTATCTGGAG ATGTTTGTTCATGTGGCTGAGGTGATGGGCAAGCATTATGGAATGGTGCCAATCCAG CATCTGGACCTCTTAGTTCGTGACGCATCCCACCCCAGCAAGTCAGGGCAGGGGCACGTGGGTGACATCCTCCAG AAGCTGTCTGGCAAATACCCCAAGGTGCAGGAGCTGCTCCTGGGGAAACGAGCCCGCTGCTACCTCCTGCCTGCTCCGGGGAGGCAGTGGGTGAACAAAGGCCAAGGAAGCCCAGGAGGTG ACACAGACGACGATTTCCGCCACCTTCTCCGGGCCTATGTCTCAGATGTGCTAAGCACAGCCCCCCAGCACGCTAAGAGCCGCTGCCAGGGGTACTGGAGCGAGGGACGCGCCGTGGCCAGGGGGGACAGACGCCTGCTCACGGGGCAGCAGCTAGCTCAGGAGATCAAG AACCTCTCGGGCTGGATGGGGAGGACAGGGCCCGGTTTCAGCTCTCCAGATGAG ATGGCTGCTCAGCTGCACGACTTGAGGAAGGTGGAAGCTGCGAAGAAGGAGTTTGAGGAGTATGTGAGGCAGCAG GACATAGCCACCAAGCGCATCTTCTCTGCACTCCGGGTCCTGCCCGATACCATGCGGAACCTCCTATCCACCCAGAAGGATGCTATCTTGGCCCGCCATGGTGTAGCCTTGCTATGCAAGGAAAGGGAGCAAACCTTGGAGGCCCTAGAGGCTGAGCTCCAGGCCAAGGCCAAGGCCTTCATGGACTCCTACACCATGCGTTTCTGTGGCCACTTGGCTGCTGTGGGCGGTGCTGTGGGGGCTGGGCTCATGGGCCTAGCGGGGGGTGTGGTAGGTGCTGGCATGGCAGCGGCCGCACTGGCTGCTGAGGCTGGGATGGTGGCAGCCGGGGCAGCAGTGGGAGCCACTGGGGCTGCTGTGGTTGGTGGTGGTGTGGGCGCTGGGCTGGCTGCCACCGTGGGCTGcatggagaaggaagaggatgAGAGGGTGCAGGGAGGGGACCGAGAGCCCCTTCTCCAGGAAGAGTAA
- the Rnf112 gene encoding RING finger protein 112 isoform X3, whose protein sequence is MPRPALSVTSFCHRLGKRERKWSFMGNSSNSCTHRVPGCEPPCCPECRKICKQKKGLRSLGEKMKLLPQRPLPPALQETCAVRAERLLLVRINASGGLILRMGAINRCLKHPLARDTPVCLLAVLGEPHSGKSFLLDHLLRGLPGLESGEGSWPRGGEGSLQGFRWGANGLTRGIWMWSHPFLLGKEGKKVAVFLVDTGDTMSPELSRETRIKLCALTMMLSSYQILNTSQELKDTDLGYLEMFVHVAEVMGKHYGMVPIQHLDLLVRDASHPSKSGQGHVGDILQKLSGKYPKVQELLLGKRARCYLLPAPGRQWVNKGQGSPGGDTDDDFRHLLRAYVSDVLSTAPQHAKSRCQGYWSEGRAVARGDRRLLTGQQLAQEIKNLSGWMGRTGPGFSSPDEMAAQLHDLRKVEAAKKEFEEYVRQQDIATKRIFSALRVLPDTMRNLLSTQKDAILARHGVALLCKEREQTLEALEAELQAKAKAFMDSYTMRFCGHLAAVGGAVGAGLMGLAGGVVGAGMAAAALAAEAGMVAAGAAVGATGAAVVGGGVGAGLAATVGCMEKEEDERVQGGDREPLLQEE, encoded by the exons ATGCCGAGGCCCGCCTTGTCAGTCACTTCCTTTTGTCATCGGCTTGGCAAACGG gAGAGAAAATGGAGCTTCATGGGAAACAGCAGCAACAGTTG CACGCATCGTGTCCCTGGCTGCGAGCCGCCCTGCTGCCCTGAGTGTCGGAAGATCTGCAAGCAGAAGAAAGGCCTCCGCAGCCTGGGGGAGAAGATGAAGCTCCTGCCACAGCGGCCGCTGCCCCCTGCGCTGCAG GAGACCTGTGCTGTGAGGGCAGAACGACTGCTGCTGGTGCGCATCAATGCCTCTGGAGGCCTCATCCTCAGGATGGGGGCTATCAACCGCTGCCTGAAGCACCCCCTGGCTAGGGACACCCCAGTCTGCCTCCTCGCTGTCCTGGGGGAGCCACACTCAGGGAAGTCCTTCCTCCTGGACCACTTGCTCCGGGGCTTGCCAGGCCTG GAGTCTGGTGAGGGAAGCTGGCCCAGAGGAGGAGAGGGGTCCCTTCAGGGGTTCAGATGGGGTGCCAATGGGCTCACCAGGGGCATATGGATGTGGAGCCACCCCTTTCTGctggggaaagaagggaagaag GTGGCTGTGTTCTTAGTGGATACAGGAGACACCATGAGTCCGGAACTGAGCAGGGAAACAAGAATCAAGCTCTGTGCTCTCACCATGATGCTGAGCTCCTACCAG ATCCTGAACACCTCCCAGGAGCTGAAGGACACAGACTTGGGCTATCTGGAG ATGTTTGTTCATGTGGCTGAGGTGATGGGCAAGCATTATGGAATGGTGCCAATCCAG CATCTGGACCTCTTAGTTCGTGACGCATCCCACCCCAGCAAGTCAGGGCAGGGGCACGTGGGTGACATCCTCCAG AAGCTGTCTGGCAAATACCCCAAGGTGCAGGAGCTGCTCCTGGGGAAACGAGCCCGCTGCTACCTCCTGCCTGCTCCGGGGAGGCAGTGGGTGAACAAAGGCCAAGGAAGCCCAGGAGGTG ACACAGACGACGATTTCCGCCACCTTCTCCGGGCCTATGTCTCAGATGTGCTAAGCACAGCCCCCCAGCACGCTAAGAGCCGCTGCCAGGGGTACTGGAGCGAGGGACGCGCCGTGGCCAGGGGGGACAGACGCCTGCTCACGGGGCAGCAGCTAGCTCAGGAGATCAAG AACCTCTCGGGCTGGATGGGGAGGACAGGGCCCGGTTTCAGCTCTCCAGATGAG ATGGCTGCTCAGCTGCACGACTTGAGGAAGGTGGAAGCTGCGAAGAAGGAGTTTGAGGAGTATGTGAGGCAGCAG GACATAGCCACCAAGCGCATCTTCTCTGCACTCCGGGTCCTGCCCGATACCATGCGGAACCTCCTATCCACCCAGAAGGATGCTATCTTGGCCCGCCATGGTGTAGCCTTGCTATGCAAGGAAAGGGAGCAAACCTTGGAGGCCCTAGAGGCTGAGCTCCAGGCCAAGGCCAAGGCCTTCATGGACTCCTACACCATGCGTTTCTGTGGCCACTTGGCTGCTGTGGGCGGTGCTGTGGGGGCTGGGCTCATGGGCCTAGCGGGGGGTGTGGTAGGTGCTGGCATGGCAGCGGCCGCACTGGCTGCTGAGGCTGGGATGGTGGCAGCCGGGGCAGCAGTGGGAGCCACTGGGGCTGCTGTGGTTGGTGGTGGTGTGGGCGCTGGGCTGGCTGCCACCGTGGGCTGcatggagaaggaagaggatgAGAGGGTGCAGGGAGGGGACCGAGAGCCCCTTCTCCAGGAAGAGTAA
- the Rnf112 gene encoding RING finger protein 112 isoform X1, translating into MPRPALSVTSFCHRLGKRERKWSFMGNSSNSWSHAPFPKLELGLGPRPTAPREPPACSICLERLREPISLDCGHDFCIRCFSTHRVPGCEPPCCPECRKICKQKKGLRSLGEKMKLLPQRPLPPALQETCAVRAERLLLVRINASGGLILRMGAINRCLKHPLARDTPVCLLAVLGEPHSGKSFLLDHLLRGLPGLESGEGSWPRGGEGSLQGFRWGANGLTRGIWMWSHPFLLGKEGKKVAVFLVDTGDTMSPELSRETRIKLCALTMMLSSYQILNTSQELKDTDLGYLEMFVHVAEVMGKHYGMVPIQVRHPCLDLSPQTPILLHLVVSELLLFQHLDLLVRDASHPSKSGQGHVGDILQKLSGKYPKVQELLLGKRARCYLLPAPGRQWVNKGQGSPGGDTDDDFRHLLRAYVSDVLSTAPQHAKSRCQGYWSEGRAVARGDRRLLTGQQLAQEIKNLSGWMGRTGPGFSSPDEMAAQLHDLRKVEAAKKEFEEYVRQQDIATKRIFSALRVLPDTMRNLLSTQKDAILARHGVALLCKEREQTLEALEAELQAKAKAFMDSYTMRFCGHLAAVGGAVGAGLMGLAGGVVGAGMAAAALAAEAGMVAAGAAVGATGAAVVGGGVGAGLAATVGCMEKEEDERVQGGDREPLLQEE; encoded by the exons ATGCCGAGGCCCGCCTTGTCAGTCACTTCCTTTTGTCATCGGCTTGGCAAACGG gAGAGAAAATGGAGCTTCATGGGAAACAGCAGCAACAGTTG GTCCCATGCACCATTCCCCAAGCTGGAGCTGGGCCTGGGACCCCGTCCCACGGCACCCCGGGAGCCACCTGCCTGCTCCATCTGCCTGGAGAGGCTTCGTGAGCCCATCTCGTTGGACTGTGGCCACGACTTTTGCATCCGGTGCTTCAGCACGCATCGTGTCCCTGGCTGCGAGCCGCCCTGCTGCCCTGAGTGTCGGAAGATCTGCAAGCAGAAGAAAGGCCTCCGCAGCCTGGGGGAGAAGATGAAGCTCCTGCCACAGCGGCCGCTGCCCCCTGCGCTGCAG GAGACCTGTGCTGTGAGGGCAGAACGACTGCTGCTGGTGCGCATCAATGCCTCTGGAGGCCTCATCCTCAGGATGGGGGCTATCAACCGCTGCCTGAAGCACCCCCTGGCTAGGGACACCCCAGTCTGCCTCCTCGCTGTCCTGGGGGAGCCACACTCAGGGAAGTCCTTCCTCCTGGACCACTTGCTCCGGGGCTTGCCAGGCCTG GAGTCTGGTGAGGGAAGCTGGCCCAGAGGAGGAGAGGGGTCCCTTCAGGGGTTCAGATGGGGTGCCAATGGGCTCACCAGGGGCATATGGATGTGGAGCCACCCCTTTCTGctggggaaagaagggaagaag GTGGCTGTGTTCTTAGTGGATACAGGAGACACCATGAGTCCGGAACTGAGCAGGGAAACAAGAATCAAGCTCTGTGCTCTCACCATGATGCTGAGCTCCTACCAG ATCCTGAACACCTCCCAGGAGCTGAAGGACACAGACTTGGGCTATCTGGAG ATGTTTGTTCATGTGGCTGAGGTGATGGGCAAGCATTATGGAATGGTGCCAATCCAGGTGAGACACCCATGCCTGGACTTGTCACCCCAGACCCCAATACTCCTCCATCTGGTGGTGTCAGAACTCCTTCTCTTCCAGCATCTGGACCTCTTAGTTCGTGACGCATCCCACCCCAGCAAGTCAGGGCAGGGGCACGTGGGTGACATCCTCCAG AAGCTGTCTGGCAAATACCCCAAGGTGCAGGAGCTGCTCCTGGGGAAACGAGCCCGCTGCTACCTCCTGCCTGCTCCGGGGAGGCAGTGGGTGAACAAAGGCCAAGGAAGCCCAGGAGGTG ACACAGACGACGATTTCCGCCACCTTCTCCGGGCCTATGTCTCAGATGTGCTAAGCACAGCCCCCCAGCACGCTAAGAGCCGCTGCCAGGGGTACTGGAGCGAGGGACGCGCCGTGGCCAGGGGGGACAGACGCCTGCTCACGGGGCAGCAGCTAGCTCAGGAGATCAAG AACCTCTCGGGCTGGATGGGGAGGACAGGGCCCGGTTTCAGCTCTCCAGATGAG ATGGCTGCTCAGCTGCACGACTTGAGGAAGGTGGAAGCTGCGAAGAAGGAGTTTGAGGAGTATGTGAGGCAGCAG GACATAGCCACCAAGCGCATCTTCTCTGCACTCCGGGTCCTGCCCGATACCATGCGGAACCTCCTATCCACCCAGAAGGATGCTATCTTGGCCCGCCATGGTGTAGCCTTGCTATGCAAGGAAAGGGAGCAAACCTTGGAGGCCCTAGAGGCTGAGCTCCAGGCCAAGGCCAAGGCCTTCATGGACTCCTACACCATGCGTTTCTGTGGCCACTTGGCTGCTGTGGGCGGTGCTGTGGGGGCTGGGCTCATGGGCCTAGCGGGGGGTGTGGTAGGTGCTGGCATGGCAGCGGCCGCACTGGCTGCTGAGGCTGGGATGGTGGCAGCCGGGGCAGCAGTGGGAGCCACTGGGGCTGCTGTGGTTGGTGGTGGTGTGGGCGCTGGGCTGGCTGCCACCGTGGGCTGcatggagaaggaagaggatgAGAGGGTGCAGGGAGGGGACCGAGAGCCCCTTCTCCAGGAAGAGTAA